The Streptomyces sp. NBC_00670 genome window below encodes:
- the efeU gene encoding iron uptake transporter permease EfeU produces MFSNYLIGLREGLEASLVVCILIAYLVKTGRRDALRPIWTGIAIAIALALGFGCVLEFGSQELTFQAQEALGGSLSIVAVGLVTWMVFWMRRTARHLKSELHGKLDAALAMGTGALVATAFLAVGREGLETALFVWASVHAAGDGTPRPLIGVALGLASAVLLGWLFYRGAVRINLAKFFTWTGGMLVVVAAGVLAYGVHDLQEADIIPGLTSLAFDISGTIPPDSWYGTLLKGVFNFQPDPTVLQSVVWVLYLVPALALFLAPVGFASGKGKVKAPDDQGSRTSKASQA; encoded by the coding sequence GTGTTCTCCAACTATCTGATCGGTCTGCGCGAAGGGCTGGAGGCCAGCCTCGTCGTCTGCATCCTGATCGCCTACCTGGTCAAGACCGGCCGCCGGGACGCCCTGCGGCCCATCTGGACCGGCATCGCCATCGCGATCGCCCTCGCGCTCGGCTTCGGCTGCGTGCTGGAGTTCGGCTCCCAGGAGCTGACGTTCCAGGCGCAGGAGGCGCTCGGCGGCTCGCTGTCGATCGTCGCGGTGGGCCTGGTGACGTGGATGGTCTTCTGGATGCGGCGCACCGCCCGCCACCTCAAGTCCGAACTGCACGGCAAGCTCGACGCCGCCCTCGCGATGGGTACCGGCGCGCTGGTCGCCACCGCGTTCCTCGCGGTGGGCCGGGAGGGCCTGGAGACCGCGCTGTTCGTGTGGGCGTCGGTGCACGCGGCCGGTGACGGCACCCCGCGCCCGCTGATCGGCGTCGCCCTGGGCCTGGCCAGCGCGGTGCTGCTGGGCTGGCTGTTCTACCGGGGAGCGGTGCGGATCAACCTCGCCAAGTTCTTCACCTGGACCGGCGGCATGCTCGTCGTCGTCGCCGCGGGCGTCCTCGCGTACGGCGTCCACGACCTCCAGGAGGCGGACATCATCCCCGGGCTGACCAGCCTCGCCTTCGACATCAGCGGCACGATCCCGCCGGACAGCTGGTACGGCACCCTGCTCAAGGGCGTGTTCAACTTCCAGCCCGACCCGACGGTGCTCCAGTCGGTGGTGTGGGTGCTGTACCTGGTCCCGGCGCTCGCGCTGTTCCTGGCCCCGGTAGGGTTCGCCTCCGGGAAGGGGAAGGTGAAGGCGCCTGATGACCAGGGATCGCGGACCTCGAAGGCTTCGCAGGCTTGA
- a CDS encoding SDR family NAD(P)-dependent oxidoreductase, producing the protein MTTDRIALVTGGNRGLGRGAALALAARGVRVVVTHRGDAAGAEKTAEQVRAVGGTAAVLRLDLSDVSSFASFTSELSERLARWGASRLDILVNNAGVGIFGALEDVTTDDFDTVMGTNVRGTFFLTQSLVPLLAEGGRVINVSTSLTRHTSPATSVYSASKAAVEALSRTLAAELGPRGIRVNSIAPGPTATDFNGGAMRDDAGMRRALAGQTALGRVGEPEEIGDAIATLASEGLRWVTAQRIEVSGGALL; encoded by the coding sequence ATGACGACCGACAGGATCGCTTTGGTGACCGGCGGGAATCGCGGCCTCGGACGCGGCGCGGCCCTCGCTCTGGCCGCCCGCGGCGTGCGGGTCGTGGTCACCCACCGCGGTGACGCGGCCGGGGCCGAGAAGACGGCGGAACAGGTGCGGGCGGTGGGCGGGACCGCCGCTGTGCTCCGGCTGGACCTCAGCGACGTCTCCTCTTTCGCGTCCTTCACCTCCGAACTGAGCGAGCGGTTGGCGCGCTGGGGTGCTTCGCGGCTCGACATCCTGGTCAACAACGCGGGAGTCGGGATCTTCGGAGCGCTGGAGGACGTCACGACCGACGACTTCGACACGGTGATGGGCACCAACGTCCGGGGCACGTTCTTCCTCACCCAGTCACTCGTGCCGCTGCTGGCCGAGGGCGGCCGGGTCATCAACGTCTCGACGTCACTGACCCGCCACACCAGCCCCGCCACCTCGGTCTACTCCGCCTCGAAGGCCGCCGTCGAAGCCCTGAGCCGCACCCTCGCCGCGGAACTCGGTCCGCGCGGCATCCGGGTCAACTCGATCGCCCCGGGACCGACCGCCACCGACTTCAACGGGGGAGCGATGCGGGACGACGCCGGGATGCGCCGGGCTCTGGCCGGACAGACCGCGCTCGGCCGCGTCGGCGAACCCGAGGAGATCGGCGACGCCATTGCCACGCTGGCCTCCGAGGGCCTGCGCTGGGTCACCGCCCAGCGCATCGAGGTCTCCGGCGGCGCCCTCCTCTGA
- the efeB gene encoding iron uptake transporter deferrochelatase/peroxidase subunit: MAEISGEPGPGTDTGTDTDSGAGSGPAAPAPSRRALLGWGGAGLALGAAVAGGAVAMAEAGDGMDPAGADTGGAVAFHGTHQAGIATAVQDRLHFAAFDVKTEDRAAFVQLLKDWTAAARRMTAGKTVGDGAYGGLAEAPPDDTGEALGLNPSRLTLTIGFGPSLFEKFDLADRRPEALVDLPKFPGDNLEKSRTGGDLCVQACADDPQVAVHAIRNLARIGFGKVAIRWSQLGFGKTSSTTPGAQTPRNLFGFKDGTRNIAGDETGRLKKYVWVGDGDGGKTDAWMNGGSYLVARRIRMNIEVWDRTSLQEQEDVFGRDKGEGAPVGKAEEHDPPFLKAMKPDAHVRLAHPDANDGITILRRGYSFTDGTDGLGRLDAGLFFLAYQRDPRKGFIPLQRKLSASDALNEYIQHVGSAVFAIPPGVRDADDWWGRALFSEEA, from the coding sequence ATGGCGGAGATCTCCGGGGAGCCGGGTCCGGGCACGGACACGGGCACGGACACGGACAGCGGTGCGGGGTCCGGCCCCGCCGCTCCCGCACCCTCCCGGCGGGCCCTGCTCGGCTGGGGCGGGGCCGGGCTCGCGCTCGGGGCCGCCGTGGCCGGAGGTGCCGTGGCGATGGCCGAGGCGGGGGACGGCATGGACCCGGCCGGTGCCGACACCGGCGGCGCCGTCGCCTTCCACGGCACGCACCAGGCCGGCATCGCCACCGCCGTCCAGGACCGGCTGCACTTCGCCGCGTTCGACGTGAAGACCGAGGACCGGGCCGCGTTCGTCCAGCTCCTGAAGGACTGGACGGCCGCCGCGCGGCGGATGACCGCCGGGAAGACCGTCGGCGACGGCGCCTACGGCGGGCTCGCCGAGGCACCGCCGGACGACACCGGCGAGGCGCTCGGCCTCAACCCCTCCCGGCTGACGCTGACCATCGGCTTCGGCCCCTCCCTCTTCGAGAAGTTCGACCTCGCCGACCGGCGGCCCGAAGCCCTCGTCGACCTGCCGAAGTTCCCCGGCGACAACCTGGAGAAGTCCCGCACCGGCGGCGACCTGTGCGTCCAGGCCTGCGCGGACGACCCCCAGGTCGCCGTGCACGCGATCCGCAACCTCGCCCGCATCGGCTTCGGCAAGGTCGCCATCCGCTGGTCCCAGCTCGGTTTCGGCAAGACCTCCTCCACCACCCCGGGCGCCCAGACGCCCCGCAACCTCTTCGGCTTCAAGGACGGCACCCGCAACATCGCGGGGGACGAGACCGGCCGGCTGAAGAAGTACGTATGGGTCGGGGACGGCGACGGCGGCAAGACGGACGCGTGGATGAACGGCGGCTCGTACCTCGTCGCCCGGCGCATCCGGATGAACATCGAGGTGTGGGACCGGACCTCGCTGCAGGAGCAGGAGGACGTCTTCGGCCGCGACAAGGGCGAGGGCGCCCCCGTCGGCAAGGCCGAGGAGCACGACCCGCCGTTCCTGAAGGCGATGAAGCCCGACGCGCACGTGCGGCTCGCGCACCCCGACGCCAACGACGGCATCACCATCCTGCGCCGGGGCTACTCCTTCACCGACGGCACCGACGGCCTCGGCCGGCTCGACGCCGGACTGTTCTTCCTGGCCTATCAGCGCGACCCCCGCAAGGGTTTCATCCCGCTCCAGCGCAAGCTGTCCGCGTCCGACGCGCTCAATGAGTACATCCAGCACGTGGGTTCGGCGGTCTTCGCGATCCCGCCCGGCGTCCGCGACGCGGACGACTGGTGGGGCCGGGCGCTGTTCTCCGAGGAGGCGTAG
- a CDS encoding aldo/keto reductase: protein MINRTALGSSGLTVSAMGLGCMGMSESYGAADWDGGLATIDRALELGVTFLDTADAYGSGHNEVLVGRAVHGRRDQVRLATKFGIDRSAGDRARRIRGARDFVLRSCDASLLRLGVEVIDLYYAHRPPQDVEIEETVGAMAELVEAGKVRHLGLSEIDGELLRRAHAVHPITAVQSEYSLWTRDVEAVTPVMAELGVGLVPYSPLGRGFLTGALDRSTLGEKDFRRTNPRFAGEAGEANEEIAATVREVAGRLGATPAQVALAWVYAQAERLGVTVAAIPGTRSPARLEQNAAALELTLDAEALAALDPLSDRVRGARYLPAHTAEVALAEGSARTPGTVRAHR, encoded by the coding sequence ATGATCAACCGCACCGCCCTCGGCTCGTCCGGGCTCACCGTCAGCGCGATGGGCTTGGGGTGCATGGGAATGAGCGAGAGTTACGGGGCCGCCGACTGGGACGGCGGCCTGGCCACGATCGACCGGGCCCTGGAGCTGGGCGTCACGTTCCTGGACACCGCCGACGCCTACGGCTCCGGGCACAACGAGGTCCTGGTGGGCCGGGCCGTCCACGGCCGCCGGGACCAGGTGCGGCTCGCCACCAAGTTCGGCATCGACCGCAGCGCCGGCGACCGGGCACGCCGCATCCGCGGTGCCCGGGACTTCGTGCTGCGCTCCTGCGACGCCTCGCTGCTGCGGCTGGGCGTGGAGGTGATCGACCTGTACTACGCCCACCGTCCGCCCCAGGACGTGGAGATCGAGGAGACCGTCGGGGCGATGGCCGAGCTGGTCGAGGCGGGCAAGGTCCGCCATCTGGGCCTGTCCGAGATCGACGGCGAGCTGCTGCGCCGGGCGCACGCGGTGCACCCGATCACCGCGGTGCAGAGCGAGTACTCGCTGTGGACCCGCGACGTCGAGGCGGTCACCCCGGTGATGGCCGAGCTGGGGGTCGGTCTTGTGCCGTACTCACCGCTGGGGCGGGGGTTCCTGACCGGCGCCCTGGACCGCTCCACGCTGGGCGAGAAGGACTTCCGGCGCACCAACCCCCGCTTCGCCGGCGAGGCGGGCGAGGCCAACGAGGAAATCGCGGCGACCGTCCGCGAGGTGGCCGGCCGGCTGGGCGCCACCCCGGCCCAAGTGGCGCTGGCCTGGGTGTACGCCCAGGCCGAGCGGCTCGGGGTGACGGTGGCGGCCATCCCGGGCACCCGCAGCCCGGCCCGGCTGGAGCAGAACGCGGCCGCCCTGGAACTCACCCTGGACGCCGAGGCACTGGCCGCGCTGGACCCGCTGAGCGACCGGGTGAGGGGCGCGCGCTACCTCCCCGCGCACACCGCTGAGGTCGCCCTGGCCGAGGGCTCGGCGCGCACGCCCGGCACCGTCCGCGCCCACCGCTGA
- the efeO gene encoding iron uptake system protein EfeO, with the protein MRAVRLSVVTAVATTAALTALTGCTEKSDAKDGDAIQVTAADSTCDTSAKSVPAGQVTLRIENKGSRATEVEILFPDDRIVSEKENIGPGTKYTLTAEVKAGSYEIACRPGMKGHGVRQKLTVTGGGKTAKRDPKLDKAVAAYREYAQEQADATLPKVETFVKAIKDGDLEAAKKAYAPSRIGWERTEPVAESFGDIDPKVDVRADGLEEGQKWTGWHRLEKALWEDKKIGKAEKSLADQLVTDLTDWQKRVGKAEITPTSMANGAKELLDEVATGKVTGEEERYSHTDLVDFKANVEGAQKSYELLKPVAEKNDSALTAELDKQFAALNKLLDKYRPNTDSYDFTSYDQVGKSDRKELSDAVNALAEPLSKLAAAVVK; encoded by the coding sequence ATGCGAGCCGTCCGTCTCTCCGTCGTCACCGCCGTCGCCACCACGGCGGCCCTGACCGCCCTCACGGGGTGCACCGAGAAGAGCGACGCCAAGGACGGCGACGCGATCCAGGTGACCGCCGCCGACTCCACCTGCGACACCTCCGCCAAGTCCGTGCCCGCCGGGCAGGTCACGCTGCGGATCGAGAACAAGGGGTCCAGGGCGACCGAGGTCGAGATCCTCTTCCCGGACGACCGGATCGTGTCCGAAAAGGAGAACATCGGGCCCGGGACGAAGTACACGCTGACCGCCGAGGTCAAGGCCGGCTCGTACGAGATCGCCTGCCGGCCCGGCATGAAGGGCCACGGCGTCCGCCAGAAGCTCACCGTCACCGGCGGCGGCAAGACCGCCAAGCGCGACCCGAAGCTCGACAAGGCCGTCGCCGCCTACCGCGAGTACGCGCAGGAGCAGGCCGACGCCACGCTGCCCAAGGTCGAGACCTTCGTGAAGGCGATCAAGGACGGCGACCTGGAGGCGGCCAAGAAGGCGTACGCGCCCTCCCGCATCGGCTGGGAGCGCACCGAGCCCGTGGCCGAGTCCTTCGGCGACATCGACCCCAAGGTCGACGTCCGCGCCGACGGCCTCGAAGAGGGCCAGAAGTGGACCGGCTGGCACCGGTTGGAGAAGGCCCTCTGGGAGGACAAGAAGATCGGCAAGGCGGAGAAGTCGCTCGCCGATCAGCTCGTCACCGACCTCACCGACTGGCAGAAGCGGGTCGGCAAGGCCGAGATCACCCCCACCTCCATGGCCAACGGTGCCAAGGAGCTCCTCGACGAGGTCGCCACCGGCAAGGTCACCGGTGAGGAGGAGCGGTACTCGCACACCGACCTCGTCGACTTCAAGGCCAACGTCGAGGGCGCCCAGAAGTCGTACGAGCTGCTCAAGCCCGTCGCCGAGAAGAACGACTCCGCGCTCACCGCCGAACTGGACAAGCAGTTCGCCGCGTTGAACAAGCTGCTCGACAAGTACCGCCCGAACACGGACTCCTACGACTTCACCTCCTACGACCAGGTCGGCAAGAGCGACCGCAAGGAGCTGTCGGACGCGGTCAACGCGCTCGCCGAGCCGCTCTCCAAGCTCGCCGCCGCCGTCGTCAAGTAG
- a CDS encoding small ribosomal subunit Rsm22 family protein → MNPAAPASAEDTLRTTLAHLLDGLPPRRAATAVDRLIASYRGRTPTHTPVLRDRADVVAYAAYRMPATFEAVRAALGALAAAAPDWTPGSHTDIGGGTGAATWATAATWPRERPVTVLDWAEPALALGREIAAAHPALKAAEWRRARIGQGLALDPTDLVTVSYVLGELTDADRAHVVDAAAATGRTVVIVEPGTPDGYGRIIEARDRLIAAGLRVAAPCPHSARCPIVPGEDWCHFAARVSRSSLHRQIKGGSLPYEDEKFSYVAATREPATPAPHRVVRRPQIRKGQVLLDLCAPDEALRRETVTKRHGPLYRAARDADWGDAWPPRHSDE, encoded by the coding sequence GTGAACCCCGCCGCCCCCGCCTCCGCCGAGGACACCCTCCGCACCACCCTCGCCCACCTCCTCGACGGTCTGCCGCCCCGCCGGGCCGCCACCGCCGTCGACCGGCTCATCGCCAGCTACCGGGGCCGTACCCCGACCCACACCCCGGTCCTGCGGGACCGCGCGGACGTCGTCGCGTACGCCGCCTACCGGATGCCCGCCACCTTCGAGGCCGTCCGCGCCGCCCTCGGCGCCCTCGCCGCGGCCGCCCCGGACTGGACCCCCGGCAGCCACACCGACATCGGCGGCGGCACCGGCGCCGCCACCTGGGCCACCGCCGCCACCTGGCCCCGGGAACGCCCGGTCACCGTCCTGGACTGGGCCGAGCCCGCCCTCGCGCTCGGCCGGGAGATCGCCGCCGCCCACCCCGCGCTCAAGGCCGCCGAGTGGCGGCGCGCCCGCATCGGGCAGGGGCTCGCCCTCGACCCCACCGACCTCGTCACCGTCTCCTACGTCCTCGGCGAGCTGACCGACGCCGACCGCGCCCACGTCGTCGACGCCGCGGCGGCCACCGGGCGGACCGTGGTGATCGTCGAGCCCGGCACCCCGGACGGCTACGGCCGGATCATCGAGGCCCGCGACCGGCTGATCGCCGCCGGGCTGCGCGTCGCCGCGCCCTGCCCGCACAGCGCCCGCTGCCCGATCGTCCCCGGCGAGGACTGGTGCCACTTCGCCGCCCGGGTCAGCCGCTCCTCGCTGCACCGCCAGATCAAGGGCGGCTCACTGCCGTACGAGGACGAGAAGTTCAGCTACGTCGCCGCCACGCGCGAGCCCGCGACCCCGGCACCCCACCGCGTCGTCCGCCGCCCCCAGATCCGCAAGGGTCAGGTACTGCTCGACCTGTGCGCCCCGGACGAGGCGCTGCGCCGCGAGACGGTCACCAAGCGGCACGGCCCCCTGTACCGGGCGGCCCGCGACGCGGACTGGGGCGACGCCTGGCCGCCCCGGCACTCGGACGAGTGA
- a CDS encoding TetR/AcrR family transcriptional regulator, whose amino-acid sequence MAAELSAHHRRLARQKREAITTAATDLFLERGYDGTSLARIAEAAGVSKSTLFKRFPTKAALFEAIVTESWQRDAEDAPARPRPGDLRSGLTTIGHRYADLIGRPGMTALFRIVIAELPRFPELGRMQFQLGKLPYFTSVQSYLEAEHEAGNADVPDAASAANQFLGMIANYVLWPRMLLTDWNPGASDIHDAVEQAVQTMLARYTPTHRPDPGRP is encoded by the coding sequence ATGGCAGCAGAACTCTCCGCGCACCACCGCAGGCTCGCTCGGCAGAAACGCGAGGCGATCACCACCGCGGCCACGGATCTGTTCCTGGAGCGTGGTTACGACGGCACCTCGCTTGCCCGGATCGCCGAAGCGGCCGGGGTCTCGAAGTCCACCCTGTTCAAGCGGTTCCCCACCAAGGCGGCACTCTTCGAGGCCATCGTCACCGAGTCCTGGCAGCGCGACGCCGAGGACGCCCCCGCGCGGCCACGGCCCGGAGACCTGCGTTCCGGACTGACGACGATCGGCCACCGCTATGCCGACCTGATCGGCCGGCCCGGCATGACGGCCCTGTTCCGGATCGTCATCGCCGAACTGCCACGGTTCCCCGAACTGGGGCGGATGCAGTTCCAGCTCGGCAAACTGCCCTACTTCACCTCCGTCCAGAGCTACCTGGAAGCCGAGCACGAGGCGGGCAACGCCGATGTCCCGGATGCCGCGAGTGCCGCGAACCAGTTCCTCGGCATGATCGCCAACTACGTCCTGTGGCCGCGCATGCTGCTGACCGACTGGAACCCCGGGGCCTCCGACATCCACGACGCCGTCGAACAGGCCGTCCAGACCATGCTCGCCAGATACACCCCGACCCACCGGCCCGACCCCGGCCGGCCGTGA
- a CDS encoding bifunctional DNA primase/polymerase produces the protein MSAGFGRRAGGQGRFARISQWMRGGHTDETAVGDGGREDLLLATAAAGLPLAPAAHPVGYRCSCDRVGCPTPARHPVSWAWQTQSTTDRAQVERWARHQPDANFITATGMTHDVLDVPREAGREALDRLLAAGVEVGPVAVTGGGAGTGEGRMMFFTLTRGTPQDEDEWWPCALDCHPETMDEHPGLRWHCRGSYVLVPPAALPGEERVEWVRGPEHPLPDPLSLLEALTDACARHHVGAEDADAFETTWPHGA, from the coding sequence ATGAGCGCAGGGTTCGGCCGCCGCGCGGGCGGGCAGGGCAGGTTCGCCCGGATCTCCCAGTGGATGCGTGGCGGCCACACGGACGAAACCGCCGTCGGCGACGGCGGCCGGGAGGACCTGCTGCTCGCCACGGCCGCCGCCGGACTCCCGCTGGCCCCCGCCGCACACCCCGTCGGCTACCGCTGTTCCTGCGACCGCGTCGGCTGTCCCACCCCCGCCCGGCACCCCGTCTCCTGGGCCTGGCAGACCCAGTCGACCACCGACAGGGCCCAGGTCGAGCGCTGGGCCAGGCACCAGCCGGACGCCAACTTCATCACCGCCACCGGCATGACCCACGACGTGCTCGACGTGCCGCGCGAGGCCGGCCGGGAGGCCCTGGACCGGCTGCTGGCGGCCGGCGTCGAGGTGGGTCCGGTCGCGGTCACCGGCGGCGGGGCCGGCACGGGGGAGGGGCGGATGATGTTCTTCACCCTCACCCGCGGCACCCCTCAGGACGAGGACGAGTGGTGGCCGTGCGCGCTGGACTGCCACCCCGAGACGATGGACGAGCATCCCGGACTGCGCTGGCACTGCCGGGGCTCCTACGTCCTCGTACCGCCGGCCGCGCTGCCGGGCGAGGAGCGCGTGGAGTGGGTACGCGGCCCCGAACACCCGCTGCCGGACCCGCTGAGCCTGCTGGAGGCGCTCACCGACGCCTGCGCCCGCCATCACGTGGGAGCCGAGGACGCCGACGCGTTCGAGACGACCTGGCCGCACGGCGCCTGA